Below is a genomic region from Prolixibacteraceae bacterium.
AGAGAGCCAAGAATAAGAGTTCGAATAGCATGAAGAGCTAATATTTTGTAGATTCTATTTTATCTACATGAGGAAAAAAGGAACTACGTTCTCTTTTTTTGATATTATTAATGCTATTAAATCGTGGTGTTTTTGATTTTCTCGAATCACAATAATTGCTTGACTATAAGTCTGCCTAGTATTATAAGAATAGCATAATTGCAGAGATAAATGTTACAACAAGAATAAATGTTCTGTATACTTTCTCTGGGATGAATTTAATAATATATTTCCCGGTAAAACCACCTATCAAGAGGAATGGAAGCAATACAAAGTTTAATTTTAGTGTATCCCAAGATAAAGTATGCCAGTAAAATACATGGAGTGGGATTTTGAGAGTATTTAATGTGAGATAGAAGCATGCTCCTGTAAATACAAAAGTTCTTTTGGGAAGCTTTAGCGTAATTAGGTAGAGGTTGAAAATAGGACCAGCGGCATTGCCTATCATTGTTGCAAAACCTCCTGCAATCCCAACTGCATAAGAAAAGATCCCTTTGTTGAGCTCTAATTTACTTTGTGGTCGAAGCTCTTTCCATAAAACAAGACATAGACAAACTAATACAGCAATCCCCATGGTATATTTAAACTGGATGTCATTAATATGGTTGCCAAAAATTGCTGCTAGAATGATTCCTAGTATAGCCCAAGGGAAGAAGTTCTTAATATAGTGCCAAGGGACTTTTTGTCGGTATGAAATGATTGCAAATAGATCTCCAAAGATGAGAAATGGCATTAAGATTGCCACTGAGACTTTGGCTCCATAAAGAAATGCTAGAATTGGAATGGTGACCATTGCAAATCCTTTCAATCCACTTTTGCTTAAACCTGTGATAAAAGCACATAAAGCCGTAAGTGCCCATATAGTCCACGATGTGTTAAGAGGGTTCAATATATTTTCCATGTGTGTGCAAAAGAACATAAAATAATATGTATTGCAAAAAATAGGTTCTAATTTCAATGAATTAGAACCTATTTTATCTACTAAAGATCTTGTTTCTTTAAGGTGTAGAGTCGGTTAGAGTATAGATACCAAGGTAAGAGGGCATATGCTAGACCATCTTTTTCCATTTCTGTATCAGAATCTATCAGTTCTAGTTTATTCTCTTTATAAAGATATGTCTTTGCTGGTAGGTTTGGTTGATGTATTACAACTTTATTACCAGTACGATAGGCATGGTTTTGTCCAAATTGCATGATTGCACGACCTTTATCTTTAGGTAGAGTCGTCAAGTCATTGCCAATCATTGGATGATT
It encodes:
- a CDS encoding sulfite exporter TauE/SafE family protein → MENILNPLNTSWTIWALTALCAFITGLSKSGLKGFAMVTIPILAFLYGAKVSVAILMPFLIFGDLFAIISYRQKVPWHYIKNFFPWAILGIILAAIFGNHINDIQFKYTMGIAVLVCLCLVLWKELRPQSKLELNKGIFSYAVGIAGGFATMIGNAAGPIFNLYLITLKLPKRTFVFTGACFYLTLNTLKIPLHVFYWHTLSWDTLKLNFVLLPFLLIGGFTGKYIIKFIPEKVYRTFILVVTFISAIMLFL